From one Desulfurobacterium thermolithotrophum DSM 11699 genomic stretch:
- the gspE gene encoding type II secretion system ATPase GspE, with product MLSEKVFLKKLKEEELIPNKDFSSFKEVVGILRWENPKLKSLFEELGFPFLEKLPQPQREVLEKVSPSFLRKERLIPLEEDENEVEVATDNPFNLEGIKKIEWIFAKPVKIVVIPFDEVNKFLMAKEETEEKEEVIDQYGEDILTLQEEAPTIQLINDILMTAVRIKASDIHFEPFKDRMRVRLRIDGVLKTLKEIPPSKIPSVVSRLKIMANLDIAEKRLPQDGRIMIKVGGKEVDIRVSTLPTYFGERVVLRLLSKESILYSTKELGLLDKEYKKFKKLIHTPHGIILVTGPTGSGKTTTLYAALSEINSEEINVITVEDPVEYQLDGISQVQVKPDIGLTFASALRSILRQDPDVIMIGEIRDIETAEIAIQSALTGHLVFSTLHTNDSATSVTRLLDMGIEPFLVASSVIGVIAQRLVRKICPHCKTSYEPTDEELREIGLTNFEGKLFKGAGCEQCMGTGYLGRTAIYEILIVDKEIRSAVLESKDADVIKNLAVKKGMKTLRMDGAEKVKLGITTIEEVLRVTRG from the coding sequence ATGTTAAGTGAAAAAGTCTTTTTGAAAAAGCTTAAAGAAGAGGAATTAATTCCTAATAAAGATTTTTCTTCTTTTAAAGAAGTTGTTGGGATACTAAGATGGGAAAATCCTAAGCTTAAATCTCTTTTTGAAGAATTAGGTTTTCCATTCCTTGAAAAACTCCCTCAGCCGCAAAGAGAAGTTCTTGAGAAAGTTAGTCCTTCTTTTTTAAGAAAAGAACGGTTAATTCCATTAGAAGAAGATGAAAATGAAGTAGAAGTTGCAACTGATAATCCTTTTAACCTTGAAGGAATAAAAAAAATTGAGTGGATATTTGCTAAACCGGTTAAAATAGTTGTTATTCCGTTTGATGAAGTTAACAAATTCTTAATGGCAAAGGAAGAAACGGAAGAAAAAGAAGAAGTCATCGACCAGTATGGAGAAGATATTTTAACTCTTCAAGAAGAAGCACCAACTATTCAACTTATTAATGATATCCTAATGACAGCAGTTAGAATAAAAGCAAGTGATATTCACTTTGAGCCTTTTAAAGATAGAATGAGAGTAAGACTTCGTATTGATGGAGTCTTAAAAACTCTTAAAGAAATACCACCTTCTAAAATTCCTTCGGTTGTTTCAAGGCTAAAAATTATGGCAAACCTTGATATTGCAGAAAAAAGACTTCCTCAAGATGGAAGGATAATGATAAAAGTAGGTGGAAAAGAAGTTGACATTCGTGTTTCTACTCTTCCAACCTACTTTGGAGAAAGAGTTGTTTTAAGACTTTTATCAAAGGAAAGTATCCTTTATTCTACAAAAGAGTTGGGACTTCTTGATAAAGAATATAAAAAGTTTAAAAAACTAATTCATACTCCTCACGGCATAATCTTAGTAACTGGACCTACAGGTTCAGGTAAAACTACTACTCTTTATGCAGCTCTTTCAGAAATAAACAGTGAGGAGATAAACGTAATTACTGTTGAAGATCCTGTTGAGTATCAGCTTGACGGTATATCGCAAGTACAGGTAAAACCAGATATTGGTCTTACATTTGCAAGTGCCTTAAGAAGTATCTTACGTCAGGATCCAGATGTGATAATGATTGGAGAGATTAGAGATATAGAAACTGCCGAAATTGCAATTCAATCAGCTTTAACTGGACATCTTGTCTTCTCTACTCTTCATACAAACGACTCAGCAACTTCAGTTACAAGGCTTCTTGATATGGGTATAGAACCTTTCTTAGTTGCATCGTCTGTAATAGGAGTAATTGCTCAAAGACTTGTGAGAAAAATTTGTCCTCACTGTAAAACTTCTTATGAACCTACAGATGAAGAACTTAGAGAAATTGGATTAACAAACTTTGAAGGAAAACTTTTTAAAGGAGCCGGTTGCGAACAGTGTATGGGAACAGGATATCTTGGAAGAACGGCAATATATGAAATTTTAATTGTTGATAAAGAAATAAGAAGTGCTGTACTTGAAAGTAAGGATGCTGACGTTATAAAAAACCTTGCAGTAAAAAAAGGTATGAAAACGCTTAGAATGGATGGAGCTGAAAAAGTTAAACTTGGAATAACAACTATTGAGGAAGTTCTTAGAGTAACGAGAGGCTAA
- the gspD gene encoding type II secretion system secretin GspD, with amino-acid sequence MRKFLTLFTGISIAFSLPAYTKEPNKTVQINFDSVDIQDFTKVVSQAVRKNFIIPPSLKGKITIISPKPIPKKELFNLYVAALDELGYQVVEYKDYVKIVRNREATKESSIVKTGQIDGGDRILTYIIIPKHLEANSVRSLVRNLLSPVGRVSIVRNSNAIVVTDKEKNVHRIETVVRRLDRAPMKMEIASFEIKNGKVEDVEKVLKVLLDKTFAFDIAKTVPLPGRDYYHFASDKRTNTLFVVGTQKVIREVQSLLPKLDKPLNVEDGNIHIIRLNYAFAEDMAKVLSSLFKGTSRKSMGLTGEVKIVADKSSNSLIVLSSPSDFKVVKEVIDSVDIKRPQVFVEVQIVEMSMDKLLQLGVEWKFLSRGNLVPFGGSLYGNLPLQAGYPSASPGLLLGIAKWRGDTPDIGLLLNAYAKEGGVNVIATPQILTLDNEEAEINISKVIPYSTGVKYDANNNPVISYDYKDVGITLKITPHITASGEVRLKIYEKVEDVVGYANADQTAPITSKREAKTTVDVQDGQTLVIGGLIKSKKLTTIEKVPVLGNIPVLGNLFKKTGHQIEKTNLLVFITPRVVRSREEENELTNDKVNLYKENIQKINKSRQGITSDIKGFGKFNLGEGLKINVK; translated from the coding sequence ATGAGAAAGTTTTTGACTCTTTTTACAGGTATTTCCATAGCATTTTCTTTACCAGCTTATACTAAGGAACCAAATAAAACTGTTCAGATAAACTTTGATTCTGTAGACATACAAGACTTTACAAAAGTAGTCAGCCAAGCAGTAAGAAAGAACTTTATAATTCCTCCTTCTTTAAAAGGAAAAATAACAATCATTTCTCCAAAGCCTATTCCTAAGAAAGAACTGTTTAACCTTTATGTAGCAGCTCTTGATGAGCTTGGATATCAGGTTGTAGAGTATAAGGATTACGTCAAAATCGTTAGAAACAGAGAAGCTACAAAAGAAAGTTCTATTGTAAAAACGGGTCAAATAGATGGTGGAGATAGAATCTTAACGTACATCATAATTCCTAAACATCTTGAAGCTAACAGTGTTCGAAGTCTTGTTAGAAATCTTTTGTCTCCTGTAGGTAGAGTTAGTATTGTTCGCAACTCCAATGCAATCGTTGTTACAGACAAAGAAAAAAACGTTCATAGAATAGAAACTGTTGTTAGAAGACTTGATAGAGCTCCTATGAAAATGGAAATTGCTTCTTTCGAAATAAAAAATGGTAAGGTTGAAGACGTAGAGAAAGTTTTAAAAGTGCTTTTAGATAAAACCTTTGCCTTTGACATTGCTAAGACAGTTCCACTTCCGGGAAGAGACTATTACCACTTTGCTTCTGATAAAAGAACTAATACTCTTTTTGTTGTTGGAACACAAAAAGTTATAAGAGAAGTTCAATCTTTACTTCCTAAATTAGATAAACCTTTAAATGTTGAAGATGGGAATATACACATAATAAGACTTAACTACGCTTTTGCAGAAGACATGGCAAAAGTTCTTAGTAGTCTCTTTAAAGGAACATCGAGAAAATCTATGGGACTAACAGGAGAAGTTAAGATTGTTGCCGATAAATCAAGTAATTCTCTCATAGTTTTATCCTCTCCTTCAGATTTTAAAGTGGTTAAAGAAGTAATAGACAGCGTTGATATAAAAAGACCACAGGTTTTTGTTGAAGTTCAAATTGTCGAAATGTCAATGGACAAGCTCTTACAACTAGGAGTAGAATGGAAATTCCTTTCAAGAGGAAATCTTGTCCCATTTGGTGGTAGTCTTTACGGTAATCTTCCTCTTCAAGCCGGTTATCCTTCTGCTTCTCCAGGACTTTTATTAGGTATTGCAAAGTGGAGGGGTGATACACCAGACATAGGACTTCTTCTTAATGCCTATGCAAAAGAAGGAGGAGTAAATGTTATTGCTACGCCTCAGATACTAACTCTGGATAATGAGGAAGCAGAAATAAATATCTCAAAAGTAATTCCTTACTCAACGGGAGTTAAATACGATGCCAATAATAATCCTGTCATAAGCTATGACTATAAAGATGTAGGAATAACCTTAAAAATTACACCTCACATTACAGCTTCAGGAGAAGTAAGACTTAAAATCTACGAAAAAGTGGAAGATGTCGTTGGATATGCTAATGCAGACCAAACTGCTCCGATAACGTCTAAAAGGGAAGCAAAGACAACTGTTGATGTTCAAGATGGACAAACCCTTGTCATTGGAGGACTTATAAAGAGCAAAAAACTCACTACTATTGAAAAGGTTCCTGTTCTTGGAAATATTCCTGTTCTTGGAAATCTCTTTAAGAAAACGGGACATCAAATTGAAAAAACCAATTTACTTGTTTTCATAACTCCAAGAGTTGTTAGAAGTAGGGAAGAAGAAAATGAACTAACAAATGACAAGGTAAATCTATACAAAGAAAACATTCAAAAGATTAACAAGTCAAGGCAAGGAATTACATCAGATATTAAAGGCTTTGGAAAATTTAATTTAGGAGAAGGGTTAAAGATAAATGTTAAGTGA
- a CDS encoding PDZ domain-containing protein, whose amino-acid sequence MLKDKLNFGLNIFSVLLLSYSITLFLSSIFLLKLQPCFNVDFSFKPQFKASALPFPLLEREGFFKSPIKLEEKTITPEKREVISLEDFTLKGTIICSQCSHSIVILKDKKTGKTLAVSEGKEIKGFKVLKIYSDYVVLKKDGKEYILKLFEKENKNSLSRLNTGFENFFQVKRKDIMNEIASGNFLRYINIVPNINPEGLKVNYVNRKSFIYKLGIKPGDVITSINDIHIKTPEDSFSAFEQLKNSDSITITVVRNGREVKLHYELE is encoded by the coding sequence ATGCTAAAAGATAAATTGAATTTTGGATTGAATATTTTCTCTGTCTTATTACTTTCTTATTCAATTACGTTATTTCTCTCATCAATCTTTTTGTTAAAACTTCAACCTTGCTTTAATGTCGACTTTAGTTTTAAACCTCAATTTAAGGCTTCAGCTCTTCCTTTTCCTCTTCTTGAGAGAGAAGGCTTTTTTAAATCACCTATCAAGTTAGAAGAAAAAACAATCACTCCTGAAAAAAGAGAAGTTATTAGTCTTGAAGATTTTACTTTAAAAGGAACTATCATCTGTAGTCAATGCAGCCATAGTATAGTTATTCTGAAGGATAAAAAAACAGGAAAAACCTTAGCGGTATCAGAAGGAAAAGAAATAAAAGGTTTTAAAGTTTTAAAAATTTATTCTGACTATGTAGTCTTAAAAAAAGATGGAAAGGAATACATTTTAAAGCTCTTTGAAAAAGAGAATAAAAACTCCCTATCACGCTTAAATACAGGTTTTGAAAACTTTTTTCAAGTTAAAAGAAAAGACATAATGAACGAAATAGCTTCGGGAAATTTCTTGAGATATATAAATATCGTACCTAATATCAATCCAGAAGGTCTTAAAGTTAACTACGTAAATAGGAAAAGTTTCATATATAAGTTGGGTATCAAACCTGGAGATGTAATTACTTCAATTAATGATATTCACATAAAGACACCTGAAGATTCTTTTTCGGCTTTTGAACAATTAAAAAATTCAGATTCAATTACAATTACGGTAGTAAGGAATGGAAGAGAGGTAAAGTTACACTATGAACTTGAGTAG
- a CDS encoding CBS domain-containing protein yields MGIVITTHKNMDLDALGAVIAAKKLYPDATVVLPGTKGNDVVKLLSENPELIDFVEEENFNPQSVKKIVIVDTDNINRIPDSIRKLIKEKNVETIVYDHHSAEVSFKDIEHHYKASGSVTSLMVLLLKGKGITPTPIEASVMLAGIYSDTGNFRFSSTSPIDFLAAAYLVSIGANIEFVKKYLPSDLSDKELDILKNLKDNLKITEVHGNLIGITYGRFDSYIKDISSLVSKLLEISGLPAIIAVLEFEGSVSLIGRSKTPKVDVSKVAEHFGGGGHVEAASASIKRKTVFEVLEELKKVLEEVVEPLKKAKDIMTYPPIVVSFDSSIEEARTTLMKNSINAAPVVDKKRNIVGIVNRTLIDKAIYMGLKEEPIFEIMERDFLQVLPETPIGDVEKVIIDRHQSFVPVVQDGKPIGVITRTDILMNLYKDEISDISKFYEKRALSSPKYKNIVQKLKESLPKDLLDLIKKIGEFADEFGVNAYIVGGFVRDLILGRKNFDVDIVIEGDATEFAKKVAKKANAKVHTFERFKTATVVFPDGFRIDFASARTEVYKAPGALPEVDMAPLKKDLMRRDFTINTLAIKLNKKEFGKLIDFFGGLRDIKDRKIRILHSLSFVEDPTRILRALRFATRYRFELGKHTEKLLKIAVQRKLFKTVEGQRIYHELKQIFLEDNPLRVVNKLAYYKVLSSIFPTIVWDKKKKDLFERIRKVIIWHKLNFQEKEIRYDLLYFGALLIGQSFQKIDTYLDNLSVPEKDREILKEILLKASYLLKEVNKERKNSEIYKLVSRFKEEVLLFAASLTEEEWKREKILEYLKSWRFTKPAVTGDNLKAIGLKPGPIFREILNELKYRLIDKEIPEDKEKQLDFVKFLIKEEEKYAKR; encoded by the coding sequence ATGGGAATAGTAATAACTACTCACAAAAACATGGATCTAGATGCTCTTGGGGCAGTTATAGCAGCAAAAAAGCTATATCCAGATGCAACCGTTGTTCTTCCTGGTACGAAAGGAAACGATGTTGTAAAGCTGCTTTCAGAAAATCCTGAACTTATTGACTTCGTAGAGGAAGAAAACTTTAATCCACAAAGTGTTAAAAAGATAGTAATCGTTGATACTGATAACATTAATAGAATTCCTGATAGCATAAGAAAACTAATAAAAGAAAAAAATGTTGAAACAATTGTTTATGATCATCACTCTGCAGAAGTTAGCTTTAAAGACATTGAGCATCATTACAAAGCTTCAGGTTCTGTAACTTCACTTATGGTTCTTCTATTAAAAGGTAAGGGAATTACGCCCACTCCAATTGAAGCTTCTGTTATGTTAGCAGGAATTTATTCTGATACTGGAAACTTCAGGTTTTCTTCAACTTCTCCTATAGATTTTTTAGCGGCAGCTTATCTTGTATCTATAGGAGCTAATATCGAATTTGTCAAAAAGTACCTACCATCAGACCTCTCAGATAAAGAGTTAGACATACTTAAAAACTTAAAGGATAACTTGAAGATAACGGAAGTCCATGGAAACTTAATCGGAATTACTTATGGAAGATTTGATTCTTACATTAAGGACATCTCTTCGCTTGTTAGTAAACTTTTAGAAATTAGTGGTTTGCCGGCTATCATCGCTGTACTTGAGTTTGAAGGAAGTGTATCTTTAATAGGAAGATCAAAGACACCAAAGGTAGATGTTTCAAAAGTTGCAGAACACTTTGGAGGTGGGGGACACGTAGAAGCAGCGTCAGCTTCTATAAAAAGAAAAACTGTTTTTGAGGTTCTTGAAGAGCTAAAAAAGGTATTAGAAGAAGTTGTAGAACCTCTCAAAAAAGCAAAGGATATAATGACTTATCCTCCTATTGTTGTTTCTTTTGACTCTTCCATTGAGGAAGCAAGAACTACTCTTATGAAAAACAGTATAAATGCTGCTCCGGTTGTAGATAAAAAGAGAAATATTGTTGGTATTGTTAATAGAACATTAATAGATAAAGCAATATATATGGGACTTAAGGAAGAACCTATTTTTGAGATTATGGAAAGAGATTTCTTACAAGTTCTTCCTGAAACACCTATCGGTGATGTAGAAAAGGTAATAATAGATAGACATCAGAGCTTTGTTCCTGTTGTTCAAGATGGAAAACCTATCGGAGTTATTACAAGAACGGATATTCTTATGAATCTTTATAAAGATGAAATTTCTGATATTTCAAAGTTTTACGAGAAAAGAGCTCTATCGTCACCTAAGTACAAAAATATAGTTCAAAAGCTAAAAGAAAGTTTACCTAAAGACCTCTTAGATCTCATTAAAAAAATCGGAGAATTTGCAGATGAGTTTGGAGTTAATGCTTACATTGTTGGAGGTTTTGTAAGGGATTTAATCTTAGGACGTAAAAACTTTGACGTAGATATAGTTATTGAAGGGGATGCTACAGAGTTTGCAAAGAAAGTTGCAAAGAAGGCAAATGCAAAAGTTCACACATTTGAAAGATTTAAAACGGCTACAGTAGTTTTTCCTGATGGTTTTCGAATTGATTTTGCCTCTGCAAGAACAGAAGTTTATAAAGCTCCGGGAGCTCTACCTGAAGTTGACATGGCACCACTAAAAAAAGATTTAATGAGAAGAGACTTTACAATAAATACTCTCGCAATAAAGCTTAACAAAAAGGAGTTTGGAAAACTAATAGATTTCTTTGGAGGGCTTAGGGATATAAAAGATAGGAAGATTAGAATTCTTCATTCCCTTTCTTTTGTTGAAGATCCTACTAGAATTTTGAGAGCTCTAAGATTTGCAACTCGTTACCGATTTGAGCTTGGAAAACATACAGAAAAACTTCTTAAGATAGCTGTTCAAAGGAAGCTCTTTAAAACAGTCGAAGGACAGAGAATTTATCATGAACTCAAGCAGATCTTTTTGGAAGATAATCCTTTAAGAGTGGTAAACAAATTAGCTTACTATAAAGTTCTTTCTTCTATTTTTCCTACTATCGTGTGGGACAAAAAGAAAAAAGATCTTTTTGAGAGGATAAGAAAAGTAATAATCTGGCATAAGCTGAATTTTCAAGAAAAAGAGATTAGATATGACCTCCTTTATTTTGGAGCTCTTTTAATAGGTCAATCGTTTCAAAAAATAGATACCTATCTTGATAACCTTTCGGTTCCTGAAAAAGATAGGGAAATTCTTAAAGAAATCTTATTGAAAGCATCTTACCTTCTAAAAGAAGTTAACAAGGAAAGAAAGAACAGTGAAATTTATAAGTTAGTTAGTAGATTTAAAGAAGAAGTTCTTCTTTTTGCTGCCAGCCTAACAGAGGAAGAATGGAAAAGAGAAAAGATTCTTGAATATTTAAAAAGTTGGAGATTTACTAAACCAGCAGTAACAGGAGATAATCTAAAAGCAATAGGACTTAAACCAGGACCAATTTTCAGAGAAATTTTAAATGAACTAAAATACAGGCTAATAGATAAAGAAATACCTGAAGATAAAGAAAAACAATTAGATTTTGTAAAATTTCTAATTAAAGAAGAGGAAAAGTATGCTAAAAGATAA
- a CDS encoding RNA-guided endonuclease InsQ/TnpB family protein, translating to MKTAKAEKIKKTLKETRERRENQVCRVYQLKLQNLSKKDIEKLDRLFLEAKWLRNFVIADIENRTKDYKYKEVEIKIPDGFEKREIKTLSSQMKQELIDQIKDDLKNLKKSKENGNKVGKLKFKSEVRTIPLKQYGVTYKISGDRNRVKIQGIKKKFRVLGLHQIPENAEITKGYLIKRPSGFYLHVVCYLPKEEVLKEIEEKRIPQPVGIDLGVKHQLTLSNGEKFNWYIPETKRLKRLQKTLSKKEKGSKNYQKINHLIKREWEYISNKRKDIHNKVISYLKRFSLIAIQDDSIKSWKDGLFGKQIQNTGIGGITARLRNLATLIPVLFVDRYEATTQTCSFCGHRQEILLSERTFKCESCGREIDRDVNSARNILKTAIEQLLWMLKVVERIGEGKLLKTLPVGSGEVKPVERVIALVEAGSLPL from the coding sequence ATGAAAACAGCAAAAGCAGAGAAAATAAAAAAGACTCTTAAGGAAACAAGAGAAAGAAGAGAAAATCAGGTATGCAGAGTCTATCAGCTAAAACTTCAGAACCTATCAAAAAAGGACATTGAAAAGCTTGATAGACTCTTTTTGGAAGCTAAATGGTTGCGTAACTTTGTCATAGCAGACATTGAAAATAGAACAAAGGACTACAAATATAAAGAAGTAGAAATCAAAATTCCTGATGGTTTTGAAAAAAGAGAAATTAAAACTCTCTCTTCTCAAATGAAACAGGAGTTAATAGACCAAATAAAAGATGACCTTAAGAATTTGAAAAAGTCTAAAGAAAATGGAAACAAAGTAGGTAAACTCAAATTTAAATCAGAAGTTAGAACAATCCCCCTCAAACAGTATGGAGTAACCTACAAGATTTCGGGAGACAGAAACAGAGTAAAGATACAGGGAATAAAGAAGAAATTCAGAGTCTTAGGACTTCATCAGATACCTGAAAATGCGGAGATAACAAAAGGGTATCTTATCAAGAGACCATCGGGGTTCTATCTGCATGTGGTCTGTTATCTACCTAAAGAAGAAGTATTGAAGGAAATTGAAGAAAAGAGGATACCTCAACCTGTGGGAATAGACTTAGGAGTAAAACATCAACTAACGCTATCAAATGGAGAAAAATTCAACTGGTATATACCTGAAACTAAAAGACTAAAAAGACTACAAAAGACACTTTCTAAAAAAGAGAAAGGAAGTAAGAATTATCAAAAGATAAACCATCTCATAAAAAGGGAATGGGAATATATCAGCAACAAGAGGAAAGACATACATAATAAAGTCATCAGTTATCTCAAAAGATTTTCTTTGATAGCGATACAAGATGATTCAATAAAAAGCTGGAAGGATGGGTTATTTGGAAAGCAGATACAGAACACAGGGATAGGAGGAATAACTGCAAGGTTAAGAAATCTTGCGACTCTTATTCCTGTGTTATTTGTAGATAGATATGAAGCTACCACTCAAACCTGTTCATTCTGTGGACACAGACAGGAGATTTTGCTGTCAGAGAGAACGTTTAAATGTGAAAGTTGCGGTAGAGAGATAGACAGGGATGTTAATTCAGCAAGGAACATTTTGAAGACAGCGATTGAGCAACTGTTATGGATGTTGAAGGTAGTTGAAAGAATAGGAGAAGGAAAACTCCTGAAAACCCTACCCGTGGGCAGCGGGGAAGTTAAGCCTGTGGAGAGGGTTATAGCCCTCGTTGAAGCAGGAAGCCTACCACTTTAG
- the folP gene encoding dihydropteroate synthase codes for MFITIREFKDKEELKNYLLSIGITEAGVKILSSKVSKFNIEISNIDTRAANILKQDAISVGGDCAVPRKASIFEKGTCTVLLMVTERSLFRLIEKLKLQPFKLKELAVKLKEAVENYQKDEFIISYNGKELKLRKPAIMGILNVTPDSFSDGGKFSTVDRALKHCEEMLESGADIIDVGGESTRPGSDPVPIEEELRRTIPVIEEIRKKLGNEFFISIDTYKSEVAKKALEAGADIVNDISGFHFDKNMAVLVAEKGCPAIVMHIKGTPKDMQKNPYYENVIREILLYFEKTLKEAEKKGVKREQLIIDPGIGFGKRLEDNLCILRRLSEFKTLGLPILIGTSRKSFIGTITGESDPKKRLEGTLASVYASVIRGAKIVRVHDVKETKKFLDTLWALEEVYC; via the coding sequence ATGTTTATAACAATAAGAGAATTTAAAGATAAAGAGGAATTAAAAAACTATCTTCTATCAATTGGAATTACTGAAGCAGGAGTAAAAATTCTTTCGTCAAAGGTTTCTAAGTTCAACATAGAGATATCTAATATTGATACGCGAGCTGCAAATATCCTTAAACAGGATGCTATATCTGTTGGTGGAGATTGTGCTGTTCCAAGAAAGGCTTCGATTTTTGAAAAAGGAACATGCACTGTTTTATTAATGGTAACAGAAAGAAGTCTTTTTAGATTGATTGAAAAACTAAAGCTCCAACCTTTTAAGCTTAAAGAACTAGCAGTTAAACTAAAAGAAGCAGTAGAAAACTATCAAAAAGACGAGTTTATAATCAGTTATAACGGTAAAGAACTAAAGTTAAGAAAACCAGCAATAATGGGAATTTTAAATGTTACTCCTGACTCTTTTTCCGATGGAGGAAAGTTTTCTACTGTTGATAGAGCTTTGAAACACTGCGAAGAAATGCTTGAAAGTGGTGCTGATATAATAGATGTAGGTGGGGAGTCAACAAGACCTGGTTCTGATCCTGTACCAATAGAAGAAGAACTAAGAAGAACTATTCCTGTTATTGAAGAAATAAGAAAAAAACTTGGAAATGAATTTTTTATATCCATAGATACCTATAAATCGGAAGTAGCAAAGAAAGCTCTTGAAGCCGGTGCAGATATAGTTAACGATATAAGCGGTTTTCACTTTGATAAAAACATGGCTGTTTTAGTAGCAGAAAAAGGCTGTCCTGCAATTGTTATGCATATAAAAGGAACTCCAAAGGACATGCAAAAAAACCCTTATTACGAAAATGTTATAAGAGAAATCCTTCTTTACTTCGAGAAAACACTAAAAGAAGCGGAGAAAAAAGGAGTAAAGAGAGAGCAATTGATAATAGATCCAGGCATAGGTTTTGGAAAAAGGTTGGAAGATAACCTATGTATCCTAAGAAGACTTTCAGAGTTTAAAACACTAGGACTTCCAATTCTTATCGGAACTTCAAGAAAGAGCTTTATCGGAACAATTACAGGTGAAAGTGATCCTAAAAAAAGGTTAGAAGGAACTCTTGCATCCGTTTATGCCTCGGTAATTAGAGGCGCAAAAATAGTAAGAGTTCACGATGTAAAGGAAACAAAGAAATTTCTTGATACTCTATGGGCACTAGAGGAGGTCTATTGTTAG
- the cdaA gene encoding diadenylate cyclase CdaA, producing MLEAIPKITLWDVIDILIVAFLIYRIFVYLSETRAIQILIGLLVLLMFSVIAKFFHFYTLSFIFNNLITIGIFALIVIFQPEIRRILARIGEKQFGIFTTEEEAEKVIEEIVRASASMSEDRIGALIVVERDIKLDNYIEAGTLINGAVSKELLITIFWPGTPLHDGATIIRKDKIYKAGAFLPLSLNPHLPQTVGTRHRAAIGITEETDAIAVVISEETGAVSISYAGKLIKNLDPPKLKKVLKGLLVKKAKEKKNFVDYFKRRNEESF from the coding sequence TTGTTAGAAGCTATACCGAAAATTACTCTATGGGACGTTATAGATATACTGATAGTAGCTTTTCTTATTTACAGGATCTTTGTTTATCTTTCAGAAACAAGAGCTATTCAAATCTTAATAGGTCTTTTAGTTCTTTTAATGTTTAGCGTTATAGCAAAGTTTTTTCACTTTTACACATTGTCCTTTATATTTAACAATTTAATAACAATAGGAATATTCGCACTAATCGTTATTTTTCAGCCTGAAATTAGGAGAATTCTTGCAAGGATAGGGGAAAAGCAGTTTGGTATTTTTACCACTGAAGAAGAAGCAGAAAAAGTTATAGAGGAAATAGTTAGAGCTTCTGCTTCTATGTCTGAAGATAGAATAGGTGCTTTAATTGTAGTAGAAAGAGATATAAAATTAGACAATTATATTGAAGCAGGAACATTAATAAACGGGGCGGTTTCTAAAGAGCTCCTCATAACTATTTTTTGGCCTGGAACACCCCTTCATGATGGCGCAACGATAATAAGGAAAGATAAGATATACAAAGCGGGTGCGTTTCTTCCCTTATCTTTAAACCCTCATCTTCCTCAAACTGTAGGAACAAGACATAGAGCGGCCATAGGAATTACAGAAGAAACCGATGCTATAGCAGTAGTTATTTCTGAGGAAACAGGAGCTGTGTCTATTTCGTATGCAGGAAAATTGATAAAAAATCTTGACCCTCCAAAATTAAAAAAGGTACTAAAAGGATTGCTTGTTAAAAAAGCTAAAGAAAAGAAAAACTTTGTTGACTATTTCAAGAGGAGAAATGAAGAAAGCTTTTGA